A portion of the Etheostoma spectabile isolate EspeVRDwgs_2016 unplaced genomic scaffold, UIUC_Espe_1.0 scaffold00018250, whole genome shotgun sequence genome contains these proteins:
- the LOC116679857 gene encoding adapter protein CIKS isoform X4: MHNYDLYHTMDVRYYHSAGQGQCNLNPINTLPPQSCYAAPCQYRGPWDDSQNWLRFQGNFMNDSVAQGSVSVNVPQFSVPPVEAVLQVSVMNLSSARAEGLVSHPHEKRRTISLPEECRNVFITHSSDISSEIVPFVDFLTKHGFRPAIDIFDNPMRNMDVNKWKDSYLKHQSALIVIAISPKYKMDIEGCVVDSHDLHTKYIHSMMQNEFIQQGSLNFRFIPLLFLNASQKHVPSWLQNTRVYRWPQDAEDVLLRLLREERYVPPPVPPELTLIIRPVAPSAAPTL; encoded by the exons ACTTGTATCATACGATGGATGTCAGGTATTATCACTCTGCAGGACAAGGGCAGTGCAACCTCAATCCCATCAACACACTCCCTCCTCAGTCATGTTACGCTGCTCCCTGTCAGTACAGAGGACCCTGGGATGACTCCCAAAACTG GCTCCGGTTCCAAGGTAACTTTATGAATGACAGCGTGGCTCAGGGAAGTGTTTCAGTTAACGTGCCTCAGTTCTCCGTGCCCCCTGTGGAGGCCGTGTTGCAGGTCAGTGTGATGAACCTGAGCTCGGCAAGAGCAGAGGGGTTGGTCTCACATCCACACGAGAAAAGAAGAACCATCAGTCTGCCTGAAGAGTGCC gaAACGTTTTTATAACTCATTCTTCAGACATTTCTTCAGAGATAGTTCCCTTTGTAGACTTTCTCACAAAGCACGGTTTTCGACCAGCT ATTGACATATTTGATAACCCCATGAGAAACATGGATGTCAACAAGTGGAAGGACAGTTACCTGAAACAT CAGTCAGCCCTGATTGTCATCGCCATTAGTCCAAAGTACAAGATGGACATTGAAGGATGTGTAGTGGATAGCCATGATCTACACACTAAATACATTCACTCCATG ATGCAGAATGAATTCATCCAGCAAGGCAGCTTGAATTTTAGATTCATACCTCTTCTCTTCTTAAACGCATCCCAG AAACACGTCCCAAGTTGGCTTCAGAACACGAGAGTTTACCGCTGGCCGCAGGACGCTGAGGATGTGTTACTGCGGCTACTCAGGGAGGAGAGATACGttcctcctcctgttcctccGGAGCTCACCCTCATCATCAGGCCTGTGGCCCCCAGTGCTGCACCTACACTGTAA
- the LOC116679857 gene encoding adapter protein CIKS isoform X5 yields MRNMDVNKWKDSYLKHQSALIVIAISPKYKMDIEGCVVDSHDLHTKYIHSMMQNEFIQQGSLNFRFIPLLFLNASQKHVPSWLQNTRVYRWPQDAEDVLLRLLREERYVPPPVPPELTLIIRPVAPSAAPTL; encoded by the exons ATGAGAAACATGGATGTCAACAAGTGGAAGGACAGTTACCTGAAACAT CAGTCAGCCCTGATTGTCATCGCCATTAGTCCAAAGTACAAGATGGACATTGAAGGATGTGTAGTGGATAGCCATGATCTACACACTAAATACATTCACTCCATG ATGCAGAATGAATTCATCCAGCAAGGCAGCTTGAATTTTAGATTCATACCTCTTCTCTTCTTAAACGCATCCCAG AAACACGTCCCAAGTTGGCTTCAGAACACGAGAGTTTACCGCTGGCCGCAGGACGCTGAGGATGTGTTACTGCGGCTACTCAGGGAGGAGAGATACGttcctcctcctgttcctccGGAGCTCACCCTCATCATCAGGCCTGTGGCCCCCAGTGCTGCACCTACACTGTAA